In Mycobacterium stomatepiae, the following are encoded in one genomic region:
- a CDS encoding cytochrome P450, whose amino-acid sequence MTNDFSKLDFFRGKELVADPYPYYESLREQCPVAREDHHGVTMVTGWEEACAVLNDADTWSSCISVTGPFPGFPVSLAGLENSDITGLIEEHRDELPFSDQLPTLDPPTHTNHRSLLMRLITPKRLKENEDAMWALADRALDEFLAPGHGEWIKGFAGPFTLLVIADLLGVPMEDRDKFVKGIAEHAGGGIGGTGKESLSHSPLEFLYGLFSDYVSDRRREPRDDVLTGLATATFPDGSTPEVEDVARVAANVFSAGQETTVRLLGAALQTLGERPDIQAQLRKDRSLLPNFIEESLRHESPVKGDFRMNRRPVNVGGVDLPAGTTVMIVQAAANRDPRRFEDPTTFDPARKNARQHISFGRGIHSCPGAPLARAETRVAIERLLDRTTDIRINEDVHGSANDRRYQYVPTYILRGLAELHLEFTLA is encoded by the coding sequence ATGACGAACGACTTCTCCAAGTTGGACTTCTTCCGCGGCAAGGAGCTCGTCGCGGACCCGTACCCCTACTACGAGTCGCTGCGCGAGCAGTGCCCGGTGGCCCGGGAAGACCACCACGGGGTCACGATGGTGACGGGCTGGGAGGAAGCCTGCGCGGTGCTCAATGACGCCGATACCTGGTCCTCCTGCATCTCGGTGACCGGACCGTTCCCGGGCTTTCCGGTCAGCCTCGCGGGCCTGGAAAACAGCGACATCACCGGCCTGATCGAAGAGCATCGCGACGAGCTGCCGTTCAGCGACCAACTGCCCACCCTCGACCCGCCGACGCACACCAACCACCGGTCCCTGCTGATGCGGCTGATCACCCCCAAGCGCCTCAAGGAGAACGAGGACGCCATGTGGGCGCTCGCCGATCGGGCGCTCGACGAATTCCTTGCGCCGGGGCACGGCGAATGGATCAAGGGCTTCGCCGGCCCGTTCACCCTCTTGGTCATCGCCGATTTGCTGGGCGTGCCGATGGAAGACCGTGACAAGTTCGTCAAGGGCATCGCCGAGCACGCCGGTGGCGGCATCGGGGGCACCGGCAAGGAGTCGCTGTCGCACAGTCCGCTGGAATTCCTGTATGGCCTGTTCTCCGACTATGTCTCCGACCGCCGCCGCGAGCCCCGCGACGACGTGCTGACCGGCCTGGCGACCGCCACCTTCCCGGACGGTTCGACACCGGAGGTCGAAGACGTCGCGCGCGTTGCCGCCAACGTCTTCTCCGCGGGCCAGGAGACCACGGTGCGGCTGCTCGGTGCCGCGCTGCAGACGCTCGGGGAGCGCCCCGACATCCAGGCCCAGCTGCGCAAGGACCGCAGCTTGCTGCCCAATTTCATCGAAGAGTCGCTGCGTCACGAGAGCCCGGTCAAGGGCGACTTCCGGATGAACCGGCGGCCCGTCAACGTCGGAGGCGTCGACCTGCCTGCCGGAACTACCGTGATGATCGTGCAGGCCGCCGCCAACCGCGACCCGCGCCGGTTCGAAGACCCCACCACATTCGATCCGGCCCGCAAGAATGCTCGCCAGCACATCTCGTTCGGGCGCGGCATTCACAGCTGCCCCGGCGCGCCGCTGGCGCGGGCCGAAACTCGCGTGGCCATCGAGCGGCTGCTGGATCGCACGACGGACATCAGGATCAACGAGGACGTGCACGGGTCGGCGAATGATCGCCGCTACCAATATGTTCCGACCTATATCCTGCGTGGTCTCGCCGAATTGCACCTGGAGTTCACGCTGGCATGA
- a CDS encoding ferredoxin has translation MKVWVDDQRCRGHGMCLTLCPDVFSLTDDGYAEAIDSDIPTELEAPIQEAIECCPEQAISERQRNIL, from the coding sequence ATGAAGGTTTGGGTAGACGACCAACGCTGTCGCGGTCACGGTATGTGCCTGACGCTGTGCCCGGACGTGTTCAGCCTCACCGACGACGGCTACGCCGAAGCGATAGATTCCGATATTCCAACAGAATTGGAAGCGCCCATCCAGGAGGCCATCGAGTGCTGTCCTGAGCAGGCTATCAGCGAGAGACAACGAAATATACTGTGA
- a CDS encoding ferredoxin produces MTRKIEVDWGLCESNGVCMGINPEIFELGDDDMLTVHQEEVTPENEADVREAVRQCPRQAIAIVGE; encoded by the coding sequence ATGACGAGGAAAATCGAAGTCGATTGGGGACTCTGCGAGAGCAACGGTGTCTGCATGGGCATCAATCCGGAGATCTTCGAACTCGGTGACGACGACATGCTCACCGTCCACCAAGAAGAAGTCACACCGGAGAACGAGGCGGACGTCCGCGAAGCCGTCCGTCAATGCCCAAGGCAGGCAATCGCGATCGTCGGAGAGTAG
- a CDS encoding cytochrome P450 gives MTKPKLIFDPYSEDYYNNPFDIYRRMREDAPLYYDEKEDFYALTRHEDVAAAFKDFETYSSARGCDLAMVRRGISPEQKSIIFMDPPEHRHMRSLLNKAFTPRAIQSQLETIHEVIDKYLGALDPDHFDVVQDFSGPFPVEVITRMAGVPEEYRQQVRHWIDTSLHHEPGQIEVSEAGMQANIETAMYYFGLIQERRADPQDDMISRLIAAEIPGEDGQPRKLDDIEITGFATLLGGAGAETVTKLIGNAAVIFARHPDQWQKLQDDPGKIPGAVEELLRYEGPVQYNVRYTLKEAHVSGGVIPPFKPVFLRGAAANRDPEAFTDADTFDIERDQTEAQHLGLGYGIHSCLGAALARLESRIALERLVEFMPRYEVDWSGCKRVNMQNVAGWKSVPVKVLR, from the coding sequence GTGACAAAGCCGAAGCTCATCTTCGACCCGTACTCCGAGGACTACTACAACAACCCGTTCGACATATATCGACGGATGCGCGAGGACGCGCCGTTGTATTACGACGAGAAGGAAGACTTCTACGCACTGACTCGCCATGAGGACGTCGCGGCGGCATTCAAAGACTTCGAGACGTACTCCTCGGCGCGCGGCTGCGACCTGGCGATGGTGCGCAGAGGCATCTCCCCGGAGCAGAAGTCGATCATCTTCATGGACCCGCCCGAGCACCGCCACATGCGCAGCCTGCTCAACAAGGCGTTCACGCCGCGGGCGATTCAATCGCAACTGGAAACAATCCACGAGGTGATCGACAAGTACCTCGGCGCCCTCGATCCCGACCACTTCGACGTCGTGCAGGACTTCTCCGGACCGTTCCCGGTGGAGGTCATCACCCGGATGGCCGGGGTGCCAGAGGAATACCGGCAGCAGGTGCGCCACTGGATCGACACCAGCCTGCATCACGAACCCGGGCAGATCGAGGTCAGCGAAGCCGGCATGCAGGCCAACATCGAGACCGCGATGTACTACTTCGGCCTGATCCAGGAGCGGCGGGCGGACCCGCAGGACGACATGATCAGCAGGCTGATCGCGGCCGAGATCCCCGGCGAGGACGGTCAGCCCCGCAAACTCGACGACATCGAAATCACCGGCTTCGCGACCCTTTTGGGTGGGGCAGGCGCCGAGACCGTCACCAAGCTGATCGGCAACGCCGCAGTCATCTTCGCCCGTCACCCCGACCAGTGGCAGAAGCTGCAGGACGATCCCGGCAAGATTCCCGGCGCGGTGGAGGAACTGCTGCGCTACGAGGGACCGGTGCAATACAACGTCCGCTACACGCTGAAGGAAGCACACGTCAGCGGCGGTGTGATTCCGCCGTTCAAGCCGGTGTTCCTGCGCGGCGCCGCGGCCAACCGAGATCCCGAAGCCTTCACGGACGCCGACACATTCGATATCGAGCGCGACCAGACCGAGGCGCAGCACCTCGGTCTCGGCTACGGAATTCACAGCTGCCTGGGCGCGGCGCTGGCTCGACTGGAAAGCCGAATCGCGCTGGAGCGGCTGGTCGAATTCATGCCGCGTTACGAGGTGGATTGGTCCGGGTGCAAACGAGTGAACATGCAAAACGTCGCGGGCTGGAAAAGCGTGCCCGTCAAAGTCCTTCGATAA
- a CDS encoding NAD(P)-dependent oxidoreductase, which translates to MKVGFVGAGRMGRPMVARLAAAGHDVRVLIRGASDPTKLEALGATAVTAVTDAAAGADVVVLCVFTDEQVRQVCLDGALLSKMPPGSTLVVHTTTSPTTIEAIAAHTDRVEVVDAPVSGGPHDIAAGTLTLFVGGADDAVARLQPVLACYGDPVLHVGPRGAGQTVKLVNNALFAGHIGLLAESVRLGERLGVPESTVLGALAHGSTTSRVLDIVAASGSVAGFIEVAGEFVRKDVAVVRSIAEELGSDLGALDTVIDALDVGGKV; encoded by the coding sequence GTGAAAGTCGGGTTCGTCGGCGCCGGGCGGATGGGCCGCCCGATGGTCGCACGTCTCGCCGCGGCCGGCCACGACGTCCGGGTGTTGATCCGCGGGGCGAGCGACCCAACCAAGCTCGAGGCACTCGGGGCAACCGCCGTGACCGCGGTGACCGACGCGGCCGCGGGGGCCGACGTGGTGGTGCTGTGCGTGTTCACCGACGAGCAGGTACGCCAGGTCTGCCTGGACGGCGCCCTGCTGTCCAAGATGCCGCCAGGCTCGACGCTGGTGGTGCATACCACCACCAGCCCCACAACGATCGAGGCCATCGCCGCCCACACCGACCGTGTCGAGGTCGTCGATGCGCCGGTCAGCGGCGGCCCGCATGACATCGCGGCGGGAACGCTCACCCTGTTCGTCGGCGGCGCGGATGACGCGGTGGCACGGCTGCAACCGGTATTGGCCTGCTACGGCGATCCGGTGCTGCACGTCGGCCCCCGCGGCGCTGGTCAGACGGTCAAGCTGGTCAACAATGCGCTGTTCGCCGGGCACATCGGGTTGCTCGCGGAGTCAGTCCGGCTGGGCGAGCGCCTGGGCGTGCCGGAATCGACGGTGCTGGGCGCGCTCGCGCATGGCAGCACGACCAGCCGGGTGCTCGACATCGTCGCGGCCAGCGGCTCCGTCGCGGGGTTCATCGAGGTGGCCGGGGAATTCGTCCGGAAAGACGTGGCGGTCGTGCGCAGCATCGCCGAAGAGCTCGGCAGCGACCTCGGTGCCCTCGACACCGTCATCGATGCCCTCGATGTCGGCGGAAAGGTCTGA
- a CDS encoding NAD(P)-dependent oxidoreductase, with the protein MKVGFIGLGSQGGPMARRIVEGGFATTLWARRPTSVEPFADTSAEIASSPAELAAASDLVCLCVVGDADIEEIVSGEHGLLAGLKSGSVIAVHSTVHPNTCKGLAKEVGSKGISVIDAPVSGGGPAAAEGRLMVMVGGDVDAVDRCRPVFETYGDPVVHLGELGTGQTTKLLNNLLFTANLGTAATALSLAKSLGVSPERLVEVISRGSGNSFALNVIGDEGTLDRLAGLAGTLLQKDVRLVVDLAEAADAALTMMNHPR; encoded by the coding sequence ATGAAAGTCGGGTTCATCGGGTTGGGCAGCCAGGGCGGCCCCATGGCCCGGCGGATCGTCGAGGGCGGCTTCGCAACCACACTGTGGGCGCGCCGACCCACATCGGTCGAGCCGTTCGCCGACACCTCGGCGGAAATCGCTTCTTCGCCGGCCGAACTCGCCGCGGCCAGCGATCTGGTGTGCCTCTGCGTGGTCGGCGACGCCGATATCGAGGAGATCGTCAGTGGTGAGCACGGGCTGCTCGCCGGCCTCAAGTCCGGCAGCGTGATCGCGGTGCACAGCACCGTGCATCCCAACACCTGCAAGGGACTGGCTAAAGAGGTTGGCAGCAAAGGTATTTCGGTGATCGACGCGCCGGTTAGCGGCGGCGGTCCGGCCGCCGCCGAGGGCCGTCTGATGGTGATGGTCGGCGGTGATGTTGACGCCGTCGACCGCTGCCGCCCGGTCTTCGAAACCTATGGCGATCCGGTCGTCCATCTCGGCGAACTAGGCACCGGCCAAACCACCAAGCTGCTCAACAACTTGCTGTTCACCGCCAACCTGGGAACCGCGGCCACCGCGTTATCGCTGGCGAAGTCCCTGGGCGTTTCTCCGGAACGGCTCGTCGAAGTAATCTCGCGTGGCAGCGGAAACAGTTTCGCGCTCAACGTCATTGGCGATGAGGGCACTCTGGACCGGCTGGCCGGCCTGGCGGGCACACTGCTGCAGAAGGACGTGCGGCTGGTCGTCGACCTCGCCGAGGCGGCCGACGCCGCACTGACCATGATGAATCACCCGCGGTGA
- a CDS encoding alpha/beta hydrolase translates to MSSAPTPRPRLVIVDGVPMSALVCEAPDPKAVIVAVHGGGTTAVYFDCPGHPSYSLLRTGAAAGFTAVALDRPGYGSSAPYPEAMVEGDQRVNLAYGALDRIIGERPSGAGLFVMGHSGGCELTMRMAADDRGADLLGIELAGTGRHYHPEAKEILKTATRERRPSGMRDLLWSPEHMYPPEVLGGATVSPSAPAYEDQMVSDWARQTFPSLAPAVRVPVHFSIAEHEKVWQDDDSAVQEITAMFSSAPRFTVHRQLDPGHNISLGHSAPQYHAEVLGFVDECVTAHSTEEEAAG, encoded by the coding sequence ATGAGTAGCGCGCCGACTCCGCGCCCCCGGTTGGTGATCGTCGACGGGGTGCCGATGTCGGCGCTGGTCTGCGAAGCCCCCGACCCCAAGGCCGTGATCGTGGCCGTCCACGGCGGTGGCACCACCGCCGTCTACTTCGACTGCCCGGGCCACCCGTCGTATTCGCTGTTACGCACCGGCGCGGCAGCGGGATTCACCGCGGTGGCGCTCGACCGGCCTGGCTACGGTAGCTCGGCGCCCTACCCGGAGGCGATGGTCGAGGGCGACCAGCGCGTCAACCTGGCATACGGTGCGCTGGACCGCATCATCGGCGAACGACCAAGCGGCGCGGGCCTGTTCGTGATGGGTCATTCGGGCGGCTGTGAGCTGACGATGCGGATGGCCGCCGACGACCGCGGCGCCGATCTGCTGGGCATCGAATTGGCCGGCACCGGGCGGCATTACCACCCCGAGGCCAAGGAAATACTCAAGACGGCTACCCGCGAACGCCGCCCGTCGGGCATGCGCGACCTGCTGTGGAGCCCGGAGCACATGTATCCGCCCGAGGTCCTCGGCGGTGCGACGGTATCCCCATCGGCGCCGGCGTATGAGGACCAGATGGTGTCGGACTGGGCCCGTCAAACCTTCCCGTCGCTGGCCCCCGCCGTGCGGGTGCCGGTGCACTTCAGCATCGCCGAACACGAAAAGGTTTGGCAGGACGATGATTCGGCGGTGCAGGAGATCACCGCGATGTTTTCCTCCGCGCCGCGCTTCACCGTGCACCGGCAACTCGATCCCGGCCACAACATCAGCCTGGGTCACTCTGCCCCGCAATACCACGCGGAGGTTCTCGGGTTCGTCGACGAGTGCGTGACCGCGCATTCGACGGAGGAAGAGGCTGCCGGATGA
- a CDS encoding thiolase C-terminal domain-containing protein, giving the protein MSAAPGRPLPQVTLENEFFWTSGADGKLRLQECKACASLIHPPAPVCRYCRSLDVGVRAVSGKASLAGFTINERFSLPGLVAPYVIAQVAIAEDPRVRLTTNVVDCDPDRLELGQQVEVVFEQVEDVWFPLFRPISDAQPAAPPVDEIAPERFGEYVRPKLTAEKFEDKVALTGIGMSPIGRRLMQPPLALTVLACEAAIADAGLTYADIDGLSTYPGAINVAGIGEGGVTALEGALGIRPTWHNGAMETFGPGGSVIAAMLAVACGLARHVLCFRTLWEATNSELMKQGKIAPAHGSAGRMSGWQMPFGATSAAHTLAMNAQRHFHRCGTTKEALGWIALNQRANAELNPTAIYRTPMTMDDYLNARPITTPFGLYDCDVPCDGAIAVIVSAVDAARDLAKPPVLVEAVGTQIIERLDWDQSTLTHEPQVLGQSAHVWTRTSLRPADVDVAELYDGFSFNCLSWIEALGFCGIGEAKDFLDGGKNIARDGPLPLNTHGGQLSHGRTHGMGLLHEAITQLRGEAGDRQVAGARVGVVSSGGLTPSGVLLLRSDT; this is encoded by the coding sequence GTGTCAGCAGCGCCGGGCCGTCCATTGCCCCAAGTCACGCTGGAGAACGAGTTTTTCTGGACCTCGGGTGCCGACGGAAAGCTACGGCTGCAGGAATGCAAGGCCTGCGCATCCCTGATTCATCCGCCGGCGCCGGTATGCCGCTACTGCCGCTCGCTCGATGTGGGGGTGCGCGCGGTCTCCGGCAAGGCGTCGCTCGCGGGATTCACGATCAACGAGCGGTTCAGTCTGCCCGGGCTGGTGGCGCCCTATGTGATCGCGCAGGTGGCGATCGCCGAGGACCCCCGCGTGCGGCTGACCACCAACGTCGTCGACTGCGACCCCGATCGACTCGAGCTGGGTCAACAGGTCGAGGTGGTCTTCGAACAGGTCGAGGACGTTTGGTTTCCGCTGTTTCGGCCGATTTCGGACGCCCAGCCGGCCGCGCCGCCCGTCGACGAGATCGCGCCAGAACGCTTCGGCGAATACGTCCGGCCGAAACTCACCGCGGAGAAGTTCGAGGACAAGGTCGCGCTGACCGGGATCGGCATGTCGCCGATCGGGCGCCGGCTGATGCAGCCGCCGCTGGCGCTGACAGTGCTGGCCTGCGAGGCGGCCATCGCCGACGCCGGACTGACGTACGCCGACATCGATGGGCTGTCGACCTACCCCGGCGCGATCAATGTCGCTGGTATCGGGGAGGGCGGCGTGACGGCTCTCGAGGGCGCGCTGGGCATTAGGCCGACGTGGCACAACGGCGCCATGGAGACGTTCGGCCCTGGCGGCTCCGTGATCGCCGCGATGCTCGCGGTCGCCTGTGGACTGGCGCGTCACGTGCTGTGCTTCCGCACGCTGTGGGAAGCCACCAACAGCGAGCTGATGAAGCAGGGCAAGATCGCCCCCGCCCATGGTTCAGCGGGACGGATGTCGGGCTGGCAGATGCCATTCGGCGCCACCTCGGCGGCACACACGTTGGCGATGAACGCGCAGCGCCACTTCCACCGGTGCGGCACCACCAAAGAAGCGCTGGGCTGGATCGCGTTGAACCAGCGCGCCAACGCCGAACTCAACCCGACCGCTATCTACCGGACCCCGATGACGATGGACGACTACCTCAACGCGCGTCCCATCACCACGCCGTTCGGCCTGTACGACTGCGACGTGCCGTGCGACGGCGCGATAGCCGTCATCGTTTCCGCCGTCGACGCCGCCCGCGACCTGGCCAAACCGCCGGTGCTGGTGGAAGCGGTCGGGACGCAGATCATCGAGCGACTCGACTGGGACCAGAGCACGCTGACTCATGAGCCTCAGGTGCTGGGTCAGTCCGCGCACGTGTGGACGCGGACCTCGCTACGGCCGGCGGACGTCGACGTGGCCGAGCTGTACGACGGGTTTTCGTTCAACTGCCTGTCCTGGATCGAGGCGTTGGGCTTCTGCGGAATCGGTGAGGCCAAGGACTTTCTGGACGGCGGCAAGAACATCGCCCGCGACGGCCCGCTGCCGCTGAACACTCACGGCGGCCAACTGTCGCACGGCCGCACCCACGGCATGGGCTTGCTGCACGAGGCGATCACGCAGCTGCGTGGCGAGGCAGGAGATCGTCAGGTCGCCGGAGCCCGCGTCGGCGTGGTCAGCAGTGGCGGCCTCACTCCCAGCGGCGTGCTGTTGCTCCGGTCCGACACATGA
- a CDS encoding ferredoxin, producing the protein MKIRLDRTICDGFGVCAKHAPGYFSLDDWGYASLIGDGSVAEADRDAVMRALLDCPVHAITELGERRFPAPEPPLTDADDPAERLKTEDNEAEWGFTR; encoded by the coding sequence ATGAAAATCCGCCTGGACCGCACCATTTGCGACGGCTTCGGCGTCTGCGCGAAGCACGCGCCCGGATACTTCTCGCTCGACGACTGGGGATACGCATCCCTGATCGGGGACGGCAGCGTCGCCGAAGCGGATCGTGACGCGGTGATGCGGGCACTGCTGGACTGCCCGGTGCACGCGATCACCGAGCTCGGCGAGCGCAGATTCCCCGCCCCCGAGCCGCCACTCACCGACGCGGACGATCCGGCCGAGCGTCTCAAAACCGAAGACAACGAAGCCGAATGGGGCTTCACGCGCTGA
- a CDS encoding NADH-ubiquinone oxidoreductase-F iron-sulfur binding region domain-containing protein has product MNTTQSTPITTATLPGCTPRLLIEEGREDLAAYQRRGGYRPLADAEALLSEVDASGLVGRGGAAFPLAVKLRTVRDNGRLVTGGPVVIANGEEGEPASVKDRWLLRNRPHLILDGLRLAAAVVAAERAYVYVSDPESAHSVEAALGELEPDTLGVGVQVPTVAPGYVAGEETAAVRMINGGQAKPTDKPPRPFEAGVDDRPTLVSNVETLANLPHLQGHGAAEFRAQGTSLSPGTFLATITGGGKPPVLYELPHGLTFTELLALHGISPEQLRGALMGGYFAGLLNRTVLETSLDHETMRRFGSGLGCGAVSLITDDCPVAVAAAVLAYFDRENAGQCGSCFNGTAAMAAAAGALRDGAATTEDVDRLRRWSVLLRGRGACATLDAATNIAASLLDQFPAEVTAHLDGTCPDCAGGAFRADRPYEAEAVRRA; this is encoded by the coding sequence TTGAACACCACCCAGTCCACGCCCATCACCACCGCCACCCTGCCCGGGTGCACGCCGCGGCTGCTCATCGAAGAAGGCCGCGAGGACCTCGCAGCCTATCAACGGCGGGGCGGCTACCGACCCCTCGCCGACGCCGAGGCATTGCTGAGCGAAGTCGACGCCAGCGGGCTCGTGGGCCGCGGCGGTGCCGCCTTCCCGCTTGCGGTCAAATTACGGACGGTGCGCGACAACGGGCGCCTGGTCACCGGTGGCCCCGTCGTCATCGCGAATGGCGAAGAGGGAGAACCGGCTTCGGTCAAGGACCGCTGGCTGCTGCGCAACCGCCCTCACTTGATCCTGGATGGACTGCGGCTGGCCGCCGCGGTCGTGGCCGCCGAACGCGCCTACGTCTATGTGTCCGACCCCGAATCGGCGCACAGCGTCGAAGCCGCGCTCGGCGAGCTCGAGCCCGATACCCTCGGCGTCGGCGTGCAGGTACCGACCGTCGCGCCCGGATACGTGGCCGGCGAAGAGACCGCGGCGGTCAGGATGATCAACGGCGGCCAGGCCAAACCGACCGACAAGCCGCCGCGCCCCTTCGAAGCCGGCGTCGATGATCGGCCCACGCTGGTCAGCAATGTCGAGACGCTGGCCAATCTGCCCCACCTGCAGGGCCACGGCGCGGCGGAGTTCCGAGCGCAAGGCACGTCGTTGTCGCCCGGCACATTTTTGGCCACCATCACCGGTGGCGGCAAGCCGCCGGTTCTCTACGAGCTCCCCCACGGCCTGACCTTCACCGAATTGCTTGCCCTGCACGGGATTTCTCCCGAGCAGCTGCGCGGAGCGCTGATGGGCGGCTATTTCGCGGGCCTGCTCAACCGCACCGTGCTGGAGACCTCGCTGGACCACGAGACGATGCGGCGCTTCGGCAGCGGTCTGGGTTGCGGCGCGGTATCGCTGATCACCGACGATTGCCCGGTCGCGGTCGCGGCCGCGGTGCTGGCCTACTTCGATCGCGAAAACGCCGGGCAGTGCGGGTCGTGCTTCAACGGCACGGCGGCGATGGCGGCCGCCGCCGGGGCCCTGCGCGACGGCGCCGCCACCACGGAGGACGTCGACCGGTTGCGCCGCTGGTCTGTGCTGCTGCGCGGTCGCGGGGCCTGCGCGACGCTGGATGCCGCCACCAACATCGCCGCCAGCCTGCTCGATCAGTTCCCGGCCGAAGTCACCGCACATCTCGACGGCACCTGCCCGGACTGCGCCGGCGGCGCGTTCCGCGCCGACCGACCGTACGAGGCAGAAGCTGTGCGGCGCGCATGA
- a CDS encoding alpha/beta fold hydrolase gives MPSIEINGGNVVYEILGDSGDLIALTPGGRFSKEIEGLRPLADALAAGGYRVLLWDRPNCGASDVQFYGQSESHMRAETLHKLVTGLGFARCILAGGSGGARDSMLTTMLYPEMVTKLVVWNIVGGIYGSFVLGSFYIIPSILAVRGTGMDGVVQVQEWRDRIAENPANKQRFLDFDKDDFLKVMLRWLNAFVSKPGQTIPGVEDEMFDRIKVPTLIIRGGENDMDHPKRTSLEVSCLIKGSKLIDPPWPEDAWERASEDRAAGRVKHFNMFDTWVQAAPPILEFLSS, from the coding sequence GTGCCTTCAATCGAGATCAACGGGGGAAATGTCGTTTACGAAATCCTCGGCGACTCAGGAGATCTCATTGCATTGACGCCCGGAGGGCGATTCAGCAAGGAGATCGAGGGTTTGCGCCCACTCGCCGACGCGCTGGCCGCGGGCGGCTACCGAGTGCTGCTGTGGGACCGGCCCAACTGCGGTGCCTCCGACGTGCAGTTCTACGGGCAGAGCGAATCACACATGCGCGCCGAGACCCTGCACAAGCTGGTGACCGGACTGGGTTTCGCGCGCTGCATCCTCGCCGGCGGATCCGGTGGCGCAAGGGATTCCATGCTGACCACGATGCTCTACCCCGAGATGGTCACCAAGCTGGTGGTGTGGAATATCGTCGGCGGCATCTATGGCAGCTTCGTGCTCGGCTCCTTCTACATCATCCCGAGCATTCTCGCGGTGCGCGGCACCGGGATGGACGGCGTGGTACAGGTGCAGGAATGGCGCGACCGGATCGCGGAGAACCCGGCCAACAAACAGCGGTTCCTCGACTTCGACAAGGACGATTTTCTCAAGGTCATGCTGCGCTGGCTCAACGCTTTCGTCTCCAAGCCGGGGCAGACGATTCCCGGTGTCGAGGACGAAATGTTCGACCGGATAAAGGTTCCCACGCTGATCATTCGCGGTGGCGAGAACGACATGGATCACCCGAAGCGGACGTCGCTGGAAGTCAGCTGCCTGATCAAGGGGTCGAAGCTGATCGACCCGCCCTGGCCCGAGGACGCCTGGGAGCGTGCATCCGAGGACCGCGCGGCCGGCCGGGTGAAGCACTTCAACATGTTCGACACCTGGGTGCAGGCGGCACCCCCGATTCTGGAATTCCTGAGCTCGTAA
- a CDS encoding Rieske (2Fe-2S) protein, which yields MSEEAKRPEPRLAQGREHVVATVDEIPPGKHKLVPIGRHGVGVYNVNGTFYAIANYCPHEGGPLCSGRPRGRTVVDESVPGDAVMVRDLEFIYCPWHQWGFELATGTTAVKPEWSIRTYPVRVVGNDILVQA from the coding sequence TTGTCAGAAGAAGCGAAACGGCCCGAGCCACGTCTCGCCCAGGGCCGCGAGCACGTTGTCGCCACCGTAGACGAGATTCCGCCGGGCAAGCACAAGCTGGTACCGATCGGACGGCACGGCGTGGGTGTCTACAACGTCAACGGCACCTTCTACGCCATCGCGAATTACTGTCCGCACGAGGGCGGTCCGCTGTGCTCGGGGCGCCCCCGCGGCCGGACGGTCGTCGACGAGAGCGTGCCCGGCGACGCGGTGATGGTGCGGGACCTGGAGTTCATCTACTGTCCTTGGCACCAATGGGGTTTCGAACTGGCGACCGGCACCACCGCGGTCAAGCCGGAGTGGAGTATCCGCACCTATCCGGTGCGAGTCGTCGGCAACGACATTCTGGTACAGGCCTAA